The nucleotide sequence GCCGCGTCTCGAAGCGCACCGGCTGAGCGCGGTCCGCCGGGTCCACGCGCAGCAGCGTCCAGCCGACGAACCCGCCGTCGCCGGGCGCGGCCGCGGGCGCCTTGCCCGAGTTGCCGTTGACCAGGTAGGGCACCCCGTCGACCCGCGACAGCGAGAACACGCCGGCGTGCGACGCCACCGCGGCGGCCGGCTTGCCGGACGCCTGCTCGAACCCGGTGAGCCACTGGGTCAGCAGGGTTGCCTCCTTGCGGTCGCCGAGCTGGGAATTCCCGGTCGGGCTGGGGTCCTTCACCGGGTGGTGCATCGCGACGACGACGCCGCGGACGGACCGGTCGGCCGCCGCGGAGTCGAGGGCCGAGCGCAGCAGCCGCACCTGGTCGAACCCGCCGGCCCGCAGCGAGCCGCGGGAGGAATCCAGGAGCACCAGCCGGATGCCGTGGACGTCGACGACCCGGTGCGTGACGCCGAACGCGGCCTGGAAGTTCGCCAGGCCGTTGCCGGCCTCCGCCTCGTGGTTGCCCGGGACGTAGTACCAGGGCACCTTGCCGTCGAGCTCGTCGGTGATCACCTGCCGGGCCAGCACGAAGTCGGGCGCCGTGCCGCGGTCGACGAAGTCGCCGTTGATCAGCACCAGGTCCGGTTTCGCCGCGACGGCTTCGCGCAGCGCCCGCCGGGCCTGGACGACCAGCGGCCCCGCCGGGTCGTCGGCGGTGAACTGGGCGTCGCTGACCACCGCAATCCGCAGACCACCGGCCAGGACGCCGTCGGTGACCAGCGCCGGGTCGTGCGGGACCGGGTCGGCGGGCACGGCGGTCGTCGGCGCCACCTCGAAGGTCAGGTCGTCGAACCCGAGCCGGCCCTCGTACTGCTGGTCCGGCACGTTCTCGACGGCGTAGAAGCGCGCCAGGCGCTGTCCCGCGGGCAGCCCGGCCGGGATCGTGGCGGTGACGTACCGCCAGCCCGTCCAGTCCACGCTCAACGAAAGGTCCACAATGGACGCCACGTTCGCGGCGTCGCGCAGTTCCGCCCGCAGCCACGCGCCCTTGCCGTCGCCGTTCACCCACAGGCCGAGCTTCTGCGTGCCGTCCGGGACCGGGAGGGGGCCCGACGGCGTCACGTAGGCCGCGCGCGTCGCGGTCGTGCCGGTCAGCCGGTAGTCCAGCGCGAGCCCGGCGCCGCCGTCGTGGCCGGGTGCCGCGGAGAGCGCCGCGCCGACGACCGCCGGGAACACCGTGGCCGTCCAGCCCGCCGGGCCGTCCAGCGGCGACGCCACCTGCGCCACGGTGCCGACCGACGCGGCCAGGTGCGTGGTCAGGCCGGCTGCCGAAGCGGTGATCGCCGATGCGCCGGAGGAGGTCAGCGCGGTCACCGCGTAGCCGTCACCGGACGGCTCGACCCGCACGACCGCGGGGTCGTAGTCGAGCTTGACGTCGTCGGGCTCGAGCCAGGTGCCGTAGCCGTCGGCGTCGTAGCCGTAGACCTTGAAGGTGCTTCGCGCGCCCGTGGCCGACAGGGCGACCTGCTCGGTGCTCGTGCCGAGCCGGACCGGCTTGCCCAGCACCGAAAGCGCCGACTTGCCGGACGCCCGGCCGGAGCGCGCGACGACCTCGACGGCACCCGCGCTGTGGCCGGTGACGACGCCGCGCGTCACGGTGGCCCGACGGAGGTCCGACGTGCTCCAGCGCGGGTCGGCGGCCACCGCGGCGCCGGTCTCGTCGTGGCCGTCGGCGACCAGGTGCCGGGTGAGGCCGGAGAGCACGCGGTTCGCGTCGGTCGTCGCGACGGCCGGCGCCGGAGCGAAGCCGGCGAGCTTGCCGCTGCCGGGCACGGTCGTGAAGCCGATTCCGTTGGGCACCAGGCGTTCCCCGCCGTCGGACGGCGCGTTCCGGACGCTCGGCACGGCTTCGCCTTCGTTGCGCGCCAGCAGCGTCGACGACCCGCCGCCGTCGAGGTTGATGGCGTCGTCGGCGCCGAGGCTCTTCATGTGCCGCGCCAGTTCGAGCTCGGTCATCCCGCGGCTGTCGGCCTGCCGTCCGTCCACGGTGGCCAGCCACAGCTTCCGGCCGTCGGCGGAGAAGCCGACCGCGGTCCGCGGGTGCATGGCCACGTTGTCGACGGGCTGCACGACGCCGTCGCGGAGCAGGATTTCGTTGCCGCCCACCGCGACCGCGATCTTCCCGGCGTCCGAGCGCGGCGCGTAGGTGACCCCGACCGGGTCGCCCGGCTGCAGCGCGGCGAGCGCGTCCGCGCCGGCTTCGCGGGCCAGCAGCACCGTCGTCCCCGCCGCGATCGGGCCGTCGGCGGCCGCGGTGCGCACCTGCGTGACGACGCCGTCGCGCACCTCGACCTCACGCACCCGGGCCGCGCCGGCGACCGACGTCCGACGGCCTGAAGCGCCCCACAACGGCGTGTAGACGCCGATCGCGTCGGTGCCGAGGACCGGGCTGTTGAAGTTGGTCGCCGGCACCGTGCCGCCGGGCAGCGTCACACTCGCTTCGAGGAAGACCGACGCCAGCGCCGCCTTGCCCGCGTCGGTGATCGACGCGGTGAGGTTGTGCCCGGCGGCGGGGGCGGTCTGCAGCTGCCCGCGGTCGATGCCGACGCCGATCGGCGCGCCGGTGGCGCTGATGTCGAAGAAGTCGCCGTTGACGCCGGCCACCGCGCCCGCCCGCGCGAGCTGCTGCGACAGCGGCGTGCGCGCGGAAACCGTCCCTGGGCTCAGGTACGTCGGCTTGAGCACCTTGCTGCCCAGGTCGACGGCGAGGGTGTCGCCGCGGATCCAGCCGGCCGGGTCGAACCGGTCGAACTGGGTCAGGTTCAGGCCGGGCGCGACTTCGGTGGTCGCGCTGCCGGTGACGAGCCCGTCGTCGGGATCCGCGGCGGCGAAGGCGGCCGGGCCCTCGTGGGCCGACGACGCGGCGGGTGCGGCCTCGACCGGGGGCGTGCCGAGCGGCGCGGCCAGCGGGTCGGCGTGGGCGGGGACGACGAACACCGTCGCGAACAAGGCGACGAACGGCAGCACTGTGCGTGACTTATTCACCGAGTACCCCAGTATCGAGTGAGAGTGACCCGGATCAGCACAGCGCAGCGGCACGTCCGGGGGAAGACTTCCCGGTGAACGCCGCCTGAATGGTCTAGAACACCCTCACGGGGTCAGCGGTGCGGCGAGGAGGGCTTCCGCGGCCTCGCCGGTGGCACGCGGGTCCGGCCCGGTGCGCTTCCACAGCCGCAGCAGGAGATCGCGTGCGGGGGCTTCGACGGTCGCGGCGTCGCCGTCGACCGGGCCCAGCGCGGGCGGCTCGCCGGGGTGGACGGTCCAGACGTCGCCGGTGTCGGTGGCGCGCAGGGTGACCGGCCCGGGCAGCTGCGGCACGGCGTGCCACCGCGTCACGCGCGGGAGCATCACGCCGAGCACCTCGTCGACCCCGTCCGCGGCGACGGCCGGGTCGAGCGCGTGCCCGCTTCCCGCGTCGGCCAGGTGGACGGCGGTTTCGTGCACCTGACGGCGGTACCAGAACGCCTTGGTCTTTTCGGCGCCGCCGAAGTGCCAGCACGGGGCTTCGGGATCGGCGGCCTCGAGCTCGCCGATCAGGAGCCGCGCGCTTTCGGCGTACCACGCCACGAGGTCGCCGCCCGCTTCGGCGGTGTGGTTCTGCGGCTGCACCGCGCCGGTGCGGGCGATCGTGGCGGCCCAGCGGTGCACGTTGCCCAGGTGCGTCGCGAGGTCGGCGACGGTCCAGCCGGCGCAGTCGGACACCGCCGCGGCCGGGTCGGCCGTGCGCAGGGCTTCGGCGAACGCGCCGGTCAGCTCCTGCAGCACCGGGAGGTAGCCACGCGGCGCGAACGGCATCGTCGTCATGAAGGCCTCCGGAAAAAGGGAACCGGGGCCACGCGGACGTGGCCCCGGTTCCGGAGCATCACAGGTCGGGGAACCAGAGCTTCAGCTCGCGCTCGGCCGACTCCGGCGAGTCCGAGCCGTGGACCAGGTTGTACTGGGTCTCCAGCGCGAAGTCGCCGCGGATGGTGCCCGGGGTGGCCTTCTCGACCGGGTCGGTGCCACCGGCCAGCTGGCGGAACGCGGCGATGGCGCGCGGGCCCTCGACGGCGAGCGCGACCAGCGGGCCCGACGTGATGAACTCGAGCAGGTCGCCGAAGAACGAACGCTCCTTGTGCTCGGCGTAGTGCTCCTCGGCCAGCGCCTGCGGGACGGTCCGCAGTTCGACCGCGGCGAGCTTGAGGCCCTTGCGCTCGATCCGCGAGATCACTTCGCCGACGAGGCCGCGCGCGACGCCATCGGGTTTGACCAGGACCAGCGTGCGTTCAGTCACGACGGTATTTCTCCTTAATGCTTTTTCGGGGGTCCGGGTGGCGGAGCCCCCGGCTCGGGGCGAAGCCCCGGATGTCATTGGTACGGGTGCGTATCGGTGCGCGCGAGCCTAGCCGACCCTGCTCAGCGGCCCGCCGGGTGCAGTGTCTTCGACCACAGCGACGCCCCGGCGGCGTCGCGGAGATCGACCGTGAGGTCACCGCTCGCGCCGTCGACGTTCAGCTCGCCGAAGTGCTGGAAGCCGTCGATCGGGGCCGTGTTCGCCGTCGGCGGGGCGTGCACGAACACCGCCTCCGGGCCGAACGTCGGGTCGAGCGTGTTCGGCCCGAACGCCCCCGCGTTCAGCGGCCCGGACACGAACTCCCAGAAGGGGTCGAAGTCCTGGAAGCCCGCCCGGTCGGGCGAGTAGTGGTGCGCCGCGGTGTAGTGGACGTCGGC is from Amycolatopsis mediterranei and encodes:
- a CDS encoding phosphodiester glycosidase family protein, which gives rise to MLPFVALFATVFVVPAHADPLAAPLGTPPVEAAPAASSAHEGPAAFAAADPDDGLVTGSATTEVAPGLNLTQFDRFDPAGWIRGDTLAVDLGSKVLKPTYLSPGTVSARTPLSQQLARAGAVAGVNGDFFDISATGAPIGVGIDRGQLQTAPAAGHNLTASITDAGKAALASVFLEASVTLPGGTVPATNFNSPVLGTDAIGVYTPLWGASGRRTSVAGAARVREVEVRDGVVTQVRTAAADGPIAAGTTVLLAREAGADALAALQPGDPVGVTYAPRSDAGKIAVAVGGNEILLRDGVVQPVDNVAMHPRTAVGFSADGRKLWLATVDGRQADSRGMTELELARHMKSLGADDAINLDGGGSSTLLARNEGEAVPSVRNAPSDGGERLVPNGIGFTTVPGSGKLAGFAPAPAVATTDANRVLSGLTRHLVADGHDETGAAVAADPRWSTSDLRRATVTRGVVTGHSAGAVEVVARSGRASGKSALSVLGKPVRLGTSTEQVALSATGARSTFKVYGYDADGYGTWLEPDDVKLDYDPAVVRVEPSGDGYAVTALTSSGASAITASAAGLTTHLAASVGTVAQVASPLDGPAGWTATVFPAVVGAALSAAPGHDGGAGLALDYRLTGTTATRAAYVTPSGPLPVPDGTQKLGLWVNGDGKGAWLRAELRDAANVASIVDLSLSVDWTGWRYVTATIPAGLPAGQRLARFYAVENVPDQQYEGRLGFDDLTFEVAPTTAVPADPVPHDPALVTDGVLAGGLRIAVVSDAQFTADDPAGPLVVQARRALREAVAAKPDLVLINGDFVDRGTAPDFVLARQVITDELDGKVPWYYVPGNHEAEAGNGLANFQAAFGVTHRVVDVHGIRLVLLDSSRGSLRAGGFDQVRLLRSALDSAAADRSVRGVVVAMHHPVKDPSPTGNSQLGDRKEATLLTQWLTGFEQASGKPAAAVASHAGVFSLSRVDGVPYLVNGNSGKAPAAAPGDGGFVGWTLLRVDPADRAQPVRFETRPNVDSLSLTGPSTLAPGARAEVRATLRQGTRDVPVSYPVSADWTVGWGVVAFDPSTGVLTALRPGVARLSVTVNGVTATLVVTVRG
- a CDS encoding maleylpyruvate isomerase family mycothiol-dependent enzyme — encoded protein: MTTMPFAPRGYLPVLQELTGAFAEALRTADPAAAVSDCAGWTVADLATHLGNVHRWAATIARTGAVQPQNHTAEAGGDLVAWYAESARLLIGELEAADPEAPCWHFGGAEKTKAFWYRRQVHETAVHLADAGSGHALDPAVAADGVDEVLGVMLPRVTRWHAVPQLPGPVTLRATDTGDVWTVHPGEPPALGPVDGDAATVEAPARDLLLRLWKRTGPDPRATGEAAEALLAAPLTP
- the ndk gene encoding nucleoside-diphosphate kinase yields the protein MTERTLVLVKPDGVARGLVGEVISRIERKGLKLAAVELRTVPQALAEEHYAEHKERSFFGDLLEFITSGPLVALAVEGPRAIAAFRQLAGGTDPVEKATPGTIRGDFALETQYNLVHGSDSPESAERELKLWFPDL